A single region of the Lepus europaeus isolate LE1 chromosome 1, mLepTim1.pri, whole genome shotgun sequence genome encodes:
- the MAP2 gene encoding microtubule-associated protein 2 isoform X5, with amino-acid sequence MADERKDEAKAPHWTSAPLTEASAHPHPPELKDQGGAGEGLVRSANGFPYREDEEGAFGEHGSQATYSNTKENGINGELTSADRETAEEVSARIVQVVTAEAVAVLKGEQEKEAQHKDQPAALPLAAEETANLPPSPPPSPASEQTVTVEEDLLTALKMDFPGQQELTPSAAEPLAKQEEESKKQSKPGEDFQHAALVSQPETTKISPDTKDVQGTEEEKAPPALFGHTVGDSLEDLKQKTEPSLVVPGIGLHVVPSAPKEQKDWFIEMPTEAKKDEWGLVAPVSPGPLTPMREKDVLEDIPKWEGKQFDSPMPSPFQGGSFSLPLDVMKNEIITETPPFAPALLQPDDKKSLPETSGPATAKDSAKVEESHKDEPKKEAEAPGSEAITLPKDDHVPVVEENVMVKVLGEEKGAIIQESVQKKEISTPSGQEPTITEKEPQLMLEEKTPSDKDAVPKESEPPKLGDEETSIIQTSTEHTLSKEEQKGQEPSTAMLKQDSFPVNLVTDSVVTSKITEKVEPATLNEKSVTQELLEEKVADKDKMEGVGAAKSAELDLPFYEDKSGMSKYFETSALKEEVTKSIQLSSDYYELSDTRESARESIDAVSPTHKNGDKELQAGKESQPNVPAQEAGYSTLAQTYQSDLPEEPSSPQERMFTIDPKVYGEKRDLHSKNKDDLTLSRSLGLGGRSAIEQRSMSINLPMSCLDSIALGFNFGRGHDLSPLASDILTNTSGSMDEGDDYLPATTPALEKAPCFPVESKEEGKPIQEEKAAREENTQIETTSESSSLAKEYYKNGTVMAPDLPEMLDLAGTRSRLASVSADAEVARRKSVPSETVVEESSTGLPPVTDENHVIVKTDSQLEDLGYCVFNKYTVPLPSPVQDSENVSGDSGAFYEGTDDKVRRDLATDLSLIEVKLAAAGRVKDELGAEKEASPLIPGDKSGLGREFDQERKANDKLDTVLEKGEEHIDSKEHAKETEEADDKVETIGLAVSYEQAPAKELTTSKEAPSEKAEKVLSSVPEVAEVEPSKQAEQELDFPAKKGDQGQLDVQISDFGQMAAGLHLDVGKAAEIKLEATQDMTPSSKTPQEADAFMGAEPGHVKEGAKVNETEVKEKVAKPDLVHQEAVDKEESYESSGEHESLTMESLKPEEGKKETSPESSLIQDEIAIKLSVEIPCPPAVSEGDLATDERAEVQMESIQLPKEESKETPDISITPSDVAEPMPEAVVSKPAEAPAEEEEIEARGEYDKLLFRSDTLQIADLGVPGVKEEFVETCPGEHKGVIESVVTIEDDFITVVQTTTDEGESGSHSVRFAALEQPEMERRPSPHDEEELEVEVAAEAQAEPREGSPEAPASPEREEVVALSEYKTETYDDYKDETTIDDSIMDADSLWVDTQDDDRSIMTEQLETIPKEEKAEKEARRPSLEKHRKEKPFKTGRGRISTPERKIAKKEPSTVSRDEVRRKKAVYKKAELAKKTEVQAHSPSRKFILKPAIKYTRPTHLSCVKRKTTDITVRDCILALCSSVTFWGVLFSFCVLG; translated from the exons AGGAAGTGTCTGCAAGGATAGTTCAAGTAGTCACCGCTGAGGCTGTAGCAGTCCTGAAAGGTGAACAAGAAAAAGAAGCTCAACATAAAGAtcagcctgcagctctgc CTTTAGCAGCTGAAGAGACAGCTAATCTGCCTCCTTCTCCACCCCCATCGCCAGCCTCAGAACAGACTGTCACAGTGGAGGAAG ATTTACTTACAGCCTTGAAGATGGATTTCCCTGGTCAGCAGGAACTGACTCCCTCTGCAGCTGAGCCTTTAGCCAAACAGGAAGAGGAGTCAAAGAAGCAAAGTAAGCCTGGTGAAGACTTTCAACATGCTGCCTTAGTTTCTCAGCCTGAGACAACCAAAATTTCCCCTGATACAAAAGACGTGCAAggcacagaggaagaaaaagctCCTCCTGCTCTGTTTGGGCACACTGTTGGCGACAGCCTGGAAGACCTAAAACAGAAGACAGAACCAAGCCTGGtagttcctggcattggcctccATGTAGTGCCCTCAGCCCCCAAAGAGCAAAAGGACTGGTTCATTGAAATGCCAACCGAAGCCAAAAAGGATGAGTGGGGTTTAGTTGCTCCAGTATCTCCTGGccccctgacacccatgagggAAAAAGACGTACTTGAGGATATCCCCAAATGGGAAGGGAAACAGTTTGATTCTCCCATGCCAAGTCCCTTTCAGGGTGGAAGCTTTAGTCTTCCGTTAGATGTCATGAAGaatgaaataatcacagaaacaCCACCCTTTGCCCCTGCCCTCTTACAGCCAGATGACAAAAAATCTCTGCCAGAAACCAGTGGCCCAGCTACTGCCAAAGATAGCGCTAAAGTGGAAGAATCCCATAAGGATGAACCCAAAAAAGAGGCAGAAGCACCAGGCTCAGAAGCAATTACCTTACCCAAAGATGACCATGTTCCAGTTGTGGAAGAAAATGTCATGGTAAAAGTCTTAGGGGAAGAAAAGGGAGCCATCATTCAAGAGAGTGTGCAGAAAAAAGAGATTTCCACCCCCAGTGGACAGGAACCTACCATTACGGAAAAGGAACCTCAGCTAATGCTTGAAGAAAAAACTCCTTCTGACAAAGATGCTGTGCCAAAAGAGAGTGAACCTCCAAAACTTGGAGATGAAGAGACGAGCATAATTCAGACTTCCACAGAGCACACATTATCTAAGGAAGAACAGAAAGGTCAAGAGCCTTCCACAGCTATGTTAAAACAGGACTCATTCCCTGTCAATTTAGTTACAGATTCAGTTGTAACCTCTAAGATCACAGAGAAAGTTGAACCAGCCACACTAAATGAAAAAAGTGTAACCCAGGAACTTCTGGAAGAGAAAGTTGCTGACAAAGATAAGATGGAAGGAGTTGGGGCTGCAAAATCAGCTGAATTGGACTTGCCATTTTATGAAGATAAATCAGGAATGTCCAAGTACTTTGAAACATCTGCTTTGAAAGAAGAAGTGACTAAAAGCATTCAATTGAGCAGTGACTACTATGAACTCAGTGACACAAGAGAAAGCGCCCGTGAGTCTATTGACGCTGTATCTCCTACACACAAAAATGGTGACAAGGAACTTCAGGCAGGAAAAGAATCCCAACCCAATGTTCCAGCCCAAGAAGCAGGGTACAGTACTCTTGCACAGACTTACCAGTCTGATCTACCTGAAGAACCCAGTTCTCCTCAAGAGAGAATGTTCACTATTGATCCAAAAGTGTATGGAGAGAAACGAGATCTTCACAGTAAGAATAAGGACGACCTGACACTTAGCAGGAGTTTAGGACTTGGTGGTAGGTCTGCAATAGAACAGAGAAGCATGTCAATCAATTTGCCCATGTCATGCCTGGATTCCATAGCCCTTGGATTTAACTTTGGTCGGGGGCATGATCTTTCTCCTCTGGCTTCTGACATTCTAACCAACACTAGTGGAAGTATGGATGAAGGTGACGATTACCTTCCAGCCACCACACCTGCACTGGAGAAGGCCCCTTGCTTCCCAGTTGAAAGCAAAGAGGAAGGAAAGCCAATACAGGAAGAAAAAGCTGCCAGAGAGGAAAATACTCAAATTGAGACAACCTCTGAGTCATCGTCTCTAGCCAAAGAGTATTACAAAAATGGTACTGTCATGGCCCCTGACCTACCTGAAATGCTGGATCTGGCAGGCACAAGGTCAAGATTAGCTTCTGTGAGTGCAGATGCTGAGGTTGCCAGAAGGAAATCAGTCCCATCAGAGACAGTAGTTGAGGAAAGCAGTACTGGCTTGCCACCTGTAACGGATGAAAaccatgtcattgtaaaaacagACAGTCAGCTTGAAGATCTGGGCTACTGTGTGTTCAATAAATACACAGTTCCTCTCCCATCACCTGTTCAAGACAGTGAGAATGTATCAGGGGACAGTGGTGCCTTTTATGAAGGCACGGATGACAAAGTTCGAAGAGATTTGGCCACAGACCTTTCACTGATTGAAGTAAAGCTGGCAGCTGCTGGGAGAGTCAAAGACGAGTTGGGTGCTGAGAAAGAAGCCTCTCCACTTATCCCTGGTGACAAGTCTGGACTGGGTAGGGAGTTTGACCAGGAGAGGAAAGCTAATGATAAGCTTGATACTGTACTAGAAAAGGGTGAAGAACATATTGATTCCAAAGAACATGCCAAGGAAACAGAAGAGGCTGATGATAAAGTTGAAACAATTGGATTAGCAGTGAGCTATGAACAAGCTCCAGCCAAAGAACTGACAACATCAAAAGAAGCAccatctgagaaagcagagaaagttCTTAGTTCAGTGCCAGAGGTAGCCGAGGTAGAACCATCCAAACAAGCTGAACAAGAACTGGATTTTCCTGCCAAGAAAGGTGACCAGGGTCAACTGGATGTTCAGATCAGTGATTTTGGACAAATGGCTGCAGGGCTACACCTAGAtgttggaaaggcagcagagattAAACTCGAAGCTACCCAGGACATGACCCCCTCATCCAAAACACCTCAGGAGGCAGATGCATTTATGGGTGCTGAGCCTGGCCACGTGAAAGAAGGTGCCAAAGTGAATGAGACAGAAGTCAAAGAGAAGGTGGCCAAACCTGACTTGGTGCATCAGGAGGCTGTGGACAAAGAGGAGTCCTATGAATCTAGTGGTGAACATGAGAGCCTCACAATGGAGTCCTTGAAACCCGAAGAAGGCAAGAAGGAAACATCTCCAGAGTCATCTCTAATCCAAGACGAGATTGCCATCAAATTGTCAGTGGAAATACCTTGCCCACCTGCTGTTTCAGAGGGTGACTTAGCCACAGATGAGAGAGCTGAGGTCCAGATGGAATCTATTCAGCTACcaaaagaagaaagcaaggagACCCCAGATATATCCATCACACCCTCAGATGTTGCAGAGCCAATGCCTGAAGCAGTTGTGTCCAAACCAGCAGAGGCACCAGCTGAGGAGGAAGAGATAGAAGCCCGGGGAGAATATGATAAACTGCTCTTCCGCTCCGACACCCTTCAGATTGCTGACCTGGGCGTCCCAGGTGTCAAGGAAGAATTTGTGGAGACTTGTCCTGGTGAACACAAAGGAGTGATTGAATCTGTTGTGACCATTGAGGATGATTTCATCACCGTCGTGCAAACCACAACTGACGAAGGGGAGTCAGGGTCTCACAGTGTACGATTTGCAGCCCTAGAGCAGCCTGAGATGGAAAGGAGACCATCCCCTCACGATGAAGAAGAGCTTGAAGTTGAAGTGGCAGCTGAAGCCCAGGCAGAACCCAGGGAAGGCTCCCCAGAGGCTCCCGCTTCCCCTGAGAGAGAAGAGGTTGTTGCACTGTCAGAATATAAGACAGAAACCTATGATGATTACAAAGATGAGACCACCATCGACGACTCCATCATGGACGCTGACAGCCTCTGGGTTGACACTCAAG ATGATGATAGAAGCATCATGACAGAACAGTTAGAAACTATTCCTAAAGAGGAGAAAGCTGAAAAGGAAGCTCGGAGACCATCTCTCGAGAAACATAGAAAAGAAAAGCCTTTTAAAACCGGGAGAGGCAGAATTTCCACTCCTGAAAGAAAAATAGCTAAAAAGGAACCTAGCACAGTCTCCAGAGATGAAGTGAGAAGGAAAAAAG CAGTTTATAAGAAGGCTGAACTTGCTAAAAAAACAGAAGTTCAGGCCCACTCTCCTTCcaggaaattcattttaaaacctGCTATCAAATATACTAGACCAACTCATCTCTCCTGTGTTAAGCGGAAAACGACAG ACATAACAGTGCGTGATTGTATCTTGGCATTGTGCTCTAGTGTCACGTTCTGGGGAGTCctattttcattctgtgtgtTGGGTTAG